The Pyrenophora tritici-repentis strain M4 chromosome 3, whole genome shotgun sequence genome has a window encoding:
- a CDS encoding Fmp27 multi-domain protein encodes MALPTLQFLAGLLLLIYLLSFVLFAFIRIATGVSIQRLGLRGLRRIAFTPKDGLRIEIRGLGFTLHRPTFAQPTVVSIVLHELKVTVDLKALGEKPRKKTGWGHWANGTTQKSTSGQNTPVPAADDEDTSNDETQRSLTWKRLTDAKDKIKRLHRNINWLRQVDVVAHATTLVVVDVGSVQVGGLNLAVDTRRKTVDRSRLFNHHKPKLDEEQCPAEWLFSARSIFFTPEGRESTELLDHCTLNVHGFLKKELEGLRDASIALKLGRLSIPYDDVKLCMERAQKCRTAGPRKRSRPSQIDVTLTDVMEELDDPSSREENLVRTVSDSREFASSILRGIHEFQFAVGFFGLTKQIDTGHKSDPPVFLNVSMKEVGMDLLRLDPRSPAHLMYFSPGDIAHQALLAAISISVGIDNSHGHPERLLYIPMATTTLNTTLPSKTIHFTNDKDTAERNTNILFANLVVTSPSLDLDPKHLPLLLAMLHNRDPHRKPLNTRHRKRYLFRRLLPKANIKISVHEPVIRVTLPPMDLNKRESEEFDLLISSSSSLSLDMESSHAAGGELHYALSSTFRMNSQQLYYQTAAIEKHDLLLTDYLELKVQMSASPDIVVEVWGTAQTFSLYMVRPEISEGLRQIATQMQKDVARRKNAKKKHDLNALRRLPAWMAYVHLQGSDFNVEVAGVDPTVSKHSRGIALHLESWTAEYKRSREDETDLKPIRRRAPSRTINRDEHFLRSPIGSPKSPNRSSGNPTDGRRLAVHFHGFEGIVIEDDNQSEQEPTLSLPRMEVALQTLSDKQGPIFHVHAYCQSLFLRYSLYRHFALCMAVQVLQRSFDWGASKTTTEPKPMHSPSNLSVPTLGDDLIDPVSGITREIVTVDIKAQFVQIKADMPSDPPLMLQIYGMEAGKHRWTSPFLRSRLVRLLAESPAIKRAWSRIVSVKSLRLDYRQSKLRYGHTITDERSFDIATDAIRIAVPHQLVMHKIFDNVSNVTKTVKQIHHRFKTGTDEYVLEKEAEGPKLVPKISLRSRAVLFELEDNAFEWKLGTIYRIGLMEQKQRLAREQAFELKVRKLQQQDEQRGNSRYRARSAHDVRSRNKLKKEKELRFHRRSKSADTSGDESSPDRGRSDHPMRYNKDGFSGLSGSHQTSIKDARVKLNRLNAQTWKKRIDFAMKTQTRTMSDIRSTFWGLDELPDDIEQRETILAVSQRPALMTLAISDLEIVIDKPSFPISEYPRFLHLVGKGMPFDTQYSLLIPMHVQIQMGEAKIQLRDYPLPLLHFPAIGSIHSSRLPSVLVKTDFVIAEEFRDSESSRVSRVVVVPPENTAEGEPMGGYAVDVRRTVAPVKTYSDMAIDINSAYPTRITWGTSYQPAIQDMMQIIENFTKPAVDPSERVGFWDKIRLTFHSRINVSWKGDGDVHLILKGSRDPYMVTGHGAGFVMCWQNDVQLSLAEDEDPRNFMIVRSGSYVLAIPDLNHYARQEAQEVENVVRPDTSSSVSSHRQRAVFKKTVMKLNGNVKWVAGLVFERNLDDGERSFDFIPHYQVTLKNPKYAKASNGQEYDAFRGFRSHHIHMSIAIAAPHEREWSLANLEPSKTYNSVHLTPRFFTHFFSWWSMFSGAMSLPVRQGKLWPGVEKSSKKFGRHLATIKYNLLLSPLYMSHIYKHKDAEDYGTGVVSATGLKARLDSLMFDLHQRREEFRTLVQAPEGQQNSRQNKTTGMRINQVQLDLIRTDIRAVSASLMGTGSDEVDNATMEDLTSYNQEYLTADLSKFTIPDNDLGWVDMDDFIELGWILPSRRHPETQILPLAFAPRFTYFRQTDHCDNISGDKHRKSAFGNEPTHHCVISARNDPRRVQCHLIEQRLERVKEQVAHNQRAIDQQELKVVRETSEGHEESQRRLETLRNHTSFLQRKLEFLSAMHASLLERLESTSSGRAVPEPETDGEDEYFEADEDQDLENPDGKDPNTVPSPTTDLTNEFNNRFIIHNIHLKWGNSLRNIILRYIHQVSQRRGFVYYMSRRAVKFILDVVEEQNKSRRPSTAGPDDTPMARDEEVGMSIDETIEQILRDGRNFVNADEEDAKSNAQAEPSDDTGDPSQPTPTKAEEEVADDYVSQNSYLVRLIAPQIQLQSEKDTKSAVLVTAKGMQLKVLSIMDKDRVMDEVSGLVQRRFIALMDSLQIFVTNSKTFSSTDDIHMYSGSSYGSHPGTAWPPWVPFEVMFEFHTNPFGFQRVVQRTSASMRYDKYNALRLKYNDDVSTADNATSNDNKESRIDHLWVDFPHVRALCDSRQYYAMYVIVLDLLLYHEPLEKTRNERLEKIMLASDFTDLAGAPKLVMGLQERIQQLEEIKTVFQVNEKYLDKQGWEDRIEVEKDLAVYEDELFFVMKAITTAQRKQDDRAQAKESTGLLRIFVSASDIVWHLLREGAESLAEFQLKNVTFDRTDNNDGSNSNAMEIEQVRGLNLLPNALYPEMISPFLEKDQTLPENAKCLKVYFVALESIAGIPVVEHFEVELYPLKVQLEYQIGKKLLQYIFPTYGDSKAANASPFLLKHSLPDEEGEDADDFIMASRSATSMNSSMSTDDGATEALKQRLTPTLQLPDPAQKTEKRKGLTKRPSAHYFRFFRDNPSRSGTELRRTLHPSSALAGPNGPSSSTQSSRPGSIRSTTTTSSQTVNESERTAKRFALYRTGTGLTAKGPSKKEARSDDLTEMMSRASEYMTVAYFKVPSMVLCLSYKGKSSRNFEDVHDLVFRMPTIEYRNKTWSNLDLVNQLKKDVLRALLSHAGTIVGNKISNHRPSAKAQSRLRQLANSSAMLNTSPDLSGTDSTSQREHSPGGASDISGEDRPPRRSFTSGRQPSVISTVSEEGSSFQSSKPPSTYDRARSTHGSIMGGFNSHSHSGLGVDDVEDGRAFADELSRVDNTEPVHANLIHSLSKHLTGVSAPFSGHIRGRAGSGGAASTRAASVATGISGLSGREGSVMDEEGAGVGAGDGSGDGPKMQKAKMLGKKLLGRGGT; translated from the exons ATGGCGCTGCCAACGCTTCAATTCCTCGCGGGGCTCCTACTCCTCATATACTTGCTCTCCTTTGTCCTGTTCGCCTTCATACGCATTGCCACAGGGGTGTCGATCCAGCGACTGGGGCTACGGGGCTTGCGACGCATCGCATTTACACCCAAGGATGGTCTACGCATCGAGATCCGCGGCCTCGGCTTTACCCTGCACCGACCCACGTTTGCCCAACCCACGGTTGTCAGCATCGTCTTGCATGAGCTCAAGGTCACTGTCGACCTCAAGGCACTTGGCGAGAAGCCACGGAAGAAGACGGGATGGGGCCACTGGGCGAATGGCACAACACAAAAGAGCACGAGCGGCCAGAACACCCCGGTGCCCGCGGCTGACGACGAAGACACCAGCAACGACGAGACGCAGCGAAGTCTGACATGGAAGCGGCTGACGGATGCCAAGGACAAGATCAAGCGTCTGCACAGAAATATCAATTGGCTGCGCCAGGTAGACGTGGTTGCCCATGCGACCACGCTGGTAGTCGTCGATGTAGGATCGGTACAAGTGGGCGGTCTCAACTTGGCCGTCGATACTAGGCGCAAGACGGTGGACCGCAGCCGGCTGTTCAATCACCACAAGCCGAAGCTCGACGAGGAGCAATGCCCCGCCGAGTGGCTTTTCTCTGCCCGCAGCATCTTCTTCACCCCCGAGGGCAGGGAGTCGACTGAGCTACTGGACCACTGCACCCTCAATGTCCATGGCTTCCTCAAGAAAGAGCTGGAAGGCCTCCGCGATGCCTCCATTGCTCTCAAGCTCGGCCGTCTCAGCATTCCATATGATGATGTGAAGCTATGCATGGAAAGAGCCCAGAAATGCCGCACAGCTGGCCCTCGAAAGAGGTCTCGTCCCAGCCAGATAGACGTTACTCTTACCGATGTCATGGAGGAACTCGACGATCCAAGCAGTCGTGAAGAAAATCTCGTCCGCACTGTCTCTGATTCACGTGAATTCGCCAGTTCAATCCTCCGCGGTATACACGAGTTCCAGTTTGCGGTTGGTTTCTTTGGCTTGACCAAGCAAATTGACACCGGCCACAAGTCGGATCCTCCTGTATTCCTCAACGTCTCCATGAAGGAAGTCGGCATGGACTTGCTTCGCCTAGATCCTCGAAGTCCTGCACATCTCATGTACTTCTCGCCTGGTGACATAGCTCACCAAGCTCTCCTTGCTGCCATATCCATCTCTGTGGGTATCGACAACAGTCACGGCCACCCTGAACGGCTCCTTTACATTCCCATGGCCACGACGACACTTAACACAACTCTTCCATCCAAGACTATTCATTTCACAAACGACAAAGACACGGCCGAGCGAAACACCAACATTTTGTTCGCCAATTTGGTCGTTACCTCTCCTTCTCTGGACCTTGATCCCAAGCATCTGCCACTCCTCCTCGCCATGCTGCACAATCGCGATCCTCATCGCAAGCCGCTCAATACTAGACACCGCAAGCGCTACCTGTTCCGCCGGTTACTCCCGAAAGCGAACATCAAGATCTCCGTCCACGAACCTGTCATCCGTGTCACTTTACCTCCCATGGATCTCAACAAGCGTGAGTCGGAAGAATTCGATTTACTCAtatcctcctcttcctccttgtcTCTCGATATGGAGTCATCACATGCTGCAGGGGGCGAATTGCACTACGCCCTAAGCTCGACTTTCCGCATGAATTCGCAACAGCTCTACTACCAAACCGCCGCTATTGAGAAGCATGATCTACTCTTGACAGACTATCTTGAACTCAAAGTGCAAATGAGCGCATCTCCCGATATCGTTGTGGAAGTCTGGGGCACGGCACAGACCTTTTCTCTGTATATGGTCCGGCCCGAGATCAGTGAGGGCTTGCGCCAAATCGCAACGCAAATGCAAAAGGATGTCGCGCGACGAAAAAATGCGAAAAAGAAGCATGACCTGAACGCGCTGCGGAGGTTACCTGCTTGGATGGCCTATGTGCATCTTCAAGGATCCGATTTCAATGTGGAAGTCGCCGGGGTAGATCCTACAGTATCAAAGCACAGCCGTGGTATCGCCCTGCATCTGGAGTCTTGGACCGCCGAATACAAGCGAAGCCGAGAAGATGAGACTGATCTCAAGCCTATAAGACGGCGTGCCCCAAGTAGAACAATCAATCGGGATGAACATTTCTTGAGATCACCCATCGGTTCGCCAAAATCACCTAACAGATCCTCGGGCAACCCAACTGACGGCAGACGTCTTGCTGTACACTTTCATGGATTTGAAGGCATCGTAATTGAGGATGATAACCAATCGGAACAAGAACCGACGCTGTCGCTCCCTCGCATGGAGGTTGCCCTGCAAACGCTCTCCGACAAGCAAGGTCCAATCTTTCACGTTCATGCATACTGTCAAAGCTTGTTCTTGCGGTACTCGCTGTATCGCCACTTCGCGCTGTGTATGGCCGTGCAAGTGCTGCAGCGGTCTTTTGATTGGGGTGCGAGTAAAACGACCACGGAGCCGAAACCAATGCATTCTCCATCAAATCTATCTGTACCAACGCTCGGCGATGATCTCATTGATCCCGTAAGCGGGATCACCCGTGAAATTGTGACAGTCGACATCAAAGCTCAATTTGTCCAGATCAAAGCGGACATGCCTTCGGACCCACCTCTTATGCTCCAGATATATGGAATGGAAGCAGGCAAACATCGATGGACAAGTCCGTTTCTGAGGTCGCGTCTGGTACGATTGCTCGCGGAGAGCCCGGCCATCAAACGTGCCTGGAGCCGGATTGTTAGTGTCAAGTCGTTACGATTGGACTACCGGCAGTCGAAGCTGAGATATGGTCATACCATCACAGATGAGAGATCTTTCGATATTGCAACCGACGCAATAAGGATTGCTGTACCGCACCAGTTGGTCATGCACAAAATCTTCGACAATGTCTCCAATGTCACCAAGACTGTAAAGCAGATACATCACCGCTTCAAAACTGGAACCGACGAATACGTTCTTGAGAAAGAAGCGGAGGGTCCAAAGCTCGTGCCCAAGATCTCGCTGCGGAGCCGTGCCGTGCTTTTCGAACTCGAGGACAATGCGTTTGAGTGGAAGCTCGGCACCATATACCGGATTGGTCTCATGGAGCAGAAACAGAGACTCGCGCGGGAGCAGGCATTTGAGCTAAAAGTGAGAAAGCTGCAACAGCAGGACGAGCAGCGTGGCAATTCACGTTACCGCGCAAGGTCCGCTCATGACGTCCGAAGCCGCAACAAGTTgaagaaggaaaaggaacTTCGATTTCATCGGCGTAGTAAAAGCGCCGACACAAGTGGGGACGAGAGTTCGCCAGATCGAGGTCGTTCGGACCACCCTATGCGATACAACAAAGACGGCTTCAGTGGTCTTAGTGGGTCACATCAGACGTCCATTAAAGACGCGCGTGTGAAACTGAACCGTCTGAACGCGCAGACGTGGAAGAAACGCATCGATTTTGCGATGAAAACTCAGACCCGCACAATGAGTGACATCCGCTCGACATTCTGGGGCTTGGACGAGTTGCCGGACGATATCGAACAGCGAGAAACAATTCTCGCCGTTTCGCAGCGACCAGCACTTATGACGCTCGCCATAAGCGACCTGGAAATTGTCATTGACAAGCCATCTTTCCCCATCTCGGAATACCCGCGTTTCCTACACCTTGTTGGCAAAGGCATGCCGTTTGATACCCAATATTCACTCTTGATACCCATGCACGTCCAGATACAAATGGGAGAAGCAAAGATCCAACTCCGAGATTACCCACTTCCATTGCTACACTTCCCGGCTATCGGCAGCATTCACTCATCGCGCCTTCCAAGCGTATTGGTGAAGACAGATTTCGTGATAGCAGAGGAGTTTCGGGATTCTGAATCCTCACGCGTGAGCCGGGTAGTCGTTGTGCCTCCTGAGAACACTGCGGAGGGGGAGCCCATGGGCGGATACGCGGTAGATGTTCGTCGTACCGTGGCGCCTGTGAAGACATACTCAGACATGGCGATCGATATCAACTCAGCATACCCGACCAGGATCACCTGGGGCACATCGTATCAACCAGCAATCCAAGACATGATGCAAATCATTGAGAACTTTACCAAGCCGGCTGTAGACCCGTCCGAGCGTGTTGGATTCTGGGACAAGATCAGGCTGACATTCCACTCTCGTATCAACGTTTCGTGGAAGGGTGACGGTGACGTTCACTTGATTCTTAAAGGTTCCCGCGACCCATACATGGTCACCGGCCATGGTGCAGGTTTTGTCATGTGCTGGCAGAACGATGTGCAGCTCAGCCTCGCCGAGGATGAAGACCCTAGAAACTTCATGATTGTCAGAAGCGGAAGCTACGTGCTCGCTATACCAGACCTCAACCACTACGCACGCCAGGAAGCTCAAGAGGTCGAAAATGTAGTTCGCCCAGACACTTCTTCGAGTGTCTCAAGTCACAGGCAACGCGCTGTCTTCAAGAAGACTGTTATGAAGCTGAACGGCAACGTGAAGTGGGTTGCTGGTCTGGTCTTTGAGCGTAATCTGGACGACGGCGAACGCTCTTTTGATTTTATACCGCATTATCAAGTCACTTTGAAGAATCCCAAGTATGCGAAAGCATCCAACGGACAG GAGTACGATGCTTTCCGAGGATTCCGCAGTCACCACATTCACATGTCCATTGCAATTGCTGCGCCTCACGAACGGGAATGGTCCCTCGCTAATCTGGAGCCATCGAAGACATACAATAGCGTCCACTTGACGCCGCGGTTCTTCACCCACTTCTTCAGCTGGTGGTCCATGTTCTCCGGTGCCATGTCGCTGCCTGTACGCCAAGGCAAGTTGTGGCCTGGAGTCGAGAAGTCCAGTAAGAAGTTCGGGCGGCACCTCGCAACCATCAAGTACAATCTGTTGCTCTCACCCCTCTACATGAGTCACATTTACAAACACAAAGATGCTGAAGACTACGGAACGGGCGTGGTATCCGCTACTGGACTAAAAGCGCGTCTTGACAGTCTCATGTTTGATCTTCACCAGCGTCGCGAAGAGTTCCGGACCCTAGTGCAAGCTCCAGAAGGCCAGCAAAACAGCAGGCAAAACAAGACAACTGGTATGCGAATCAACCAAGTACAGCTGGACCTCATTCGCACAGACATCCGTGCTGTATCTGCTAGTCTCATGGGCACTGGTTCCGACGAGGTCGACAATGCCACCATGGAGGACCTTACCTCTTATAATCAGGAGTACCTCACTGCGGACTTATCAAAGTTCACTATACCCGATAACGACTTGGGATGGGTGGACATGGACGACTTCATCGAGCTTGGCTGGATATTGCCATCACGTCGTCATCCCGAAACCCAGATTCTTCCGCTTGCTTTTGCACCGCGTTTTACATATTTCCGCCAGACCGACCATTGCGACAACATTTCAGGAGACAAACATCGGAAAAGCGCCTTTGGCAACGAGCCGACCCATCATTGCGTCATCTCAGCACGGAATGATCCACGACGAGTGCAATGCCATCTGATTGAACAACGTCTGGAGCGTGTCAAGGAGCAGGTAGCTCATAATCAACGCGCCATTGATCAACAGGAGCTTAAAGTGGTTCGCGAAACGTCCGAAGGGCACGAAGAATCACAGCGTCGCCTTGAAACATTGAGGAATCATACGAGTTTCCTGCAACGAAAACTAGAGTTCTTGTCTGCGATGCACGCTAGTTTGTTGGAACGACTGGAGAGTACTTCTTCAGGCCGTGCAGTCCCCGAACCTGAGACAGACGGAGAAGACGAATACTTTGAGGCAGACGAAGATCAGGATTTAGAAAATCCGGATGGGAAGGATCCGAACACAGTTCCCAGCCCCACTACAGACCTCACCAACGAGTTTAACAACCGTTTTATCATCCACAACATTCACCTAAAATGGGGCAATTCGCTCCGAAACATAATTCTTCGCTACATCCACCAAGTCAGTCAGCGCCGAGGTTTTGTCTACTACATGTCAAGAAGGGCAGTCAAATTCATACTCGACGTTGTTGAAGAACAAAACAAGTCTCGCAGACCATCTACGGCTGGCCCTGATGATACCCCCATGGCAAGAGATGAAGAAGTAGGAATGAGCATTGATGAAACAATTGAGCAGATACTCCGCGATGGCAGGAACTTCGTCAATGCCGATGAAGAGGATGCCAAGAGCAACGCTCAGGCTGAACCATCTGATGATACAGGCGATCCATCACAACCCACTCCCACTAAAGCGGAAGAGGAAGTGGCAGACGACTACGTCTCTCAGAACTCCTACCTTGTGCGTCTTATAGCACCGCAGATCCAGTTACAGAGCGAAAAGGACACGAAATCTGCGGTACTTGTCACCGCCAAAGGCATGCAGCTCAAGGTTCTTTCAATCATGGACAAAGACCGGGTCATGGACGAGGTCTCTGGTCTGGTTCAACGCAGGTTCATCGCTCTCATGGATAGCTTGCAGATCTTTGTTACGAACTCCAAGACTTTCAGCAGTACAGACGATATCCATATGTACTCTGGAAGCAGCTATGGGTCGCACCCTGGCACTGCATGGCCACCCTGGGTACCGTTTGAAGTCATGTTTGAGTTTCATACCAATCCTTTCGGTTTCCAGCGTGTGGTGCAGCGGACTTCGGCAAGTATGCGATACGACAAATACAACGCCCTGCGACTAAAGTACAACGACGATGTATCGACCGCAGACAATGCAACCTCCAACGACAACAAGGAAAGCAGAATCGATCATCTCTGGGTCGACTTCCCGCACGTTCGAGCTCTATGTGACTCACGCCAATACTACGCCATGTACGTCATCGTACTAGACTTGTTGCTCTATCATGAACCTTTGGAGAAGACACGTAACGAGCGGCTTGAAAAGATCATGCTTGCTTCAGACTTTACTGATCTCGCCGGGGCTCCCAAGTTGGTCATGGGTCTTCAAGAGCGCATTCAGCAGCTTGAGGAAATCAAGACCGTCTTCCAGGTTAACGAGAAGTATCTGGACAAGCAGGGATGGGAAGATCGCATCGAGGTCGAGAAAGACCTGGCGGTATATGAAGACGAGCTTTTCTTCGTCATGAAAGCCATTACCACGGCACAACGCAAGCAAGACGACCGTGCGCAAGCGAAAGAGTCCACCGGTCTTTTGAGGATATTCGTTTCTGCCTCGGATATTGTGTGGCATCTACTCCGAGAAGGTGCAGAGTCATTAGCAGAGTTCCAGTTGAAGAACGTCACATTTGACCGAACCGACAACAACGACGGCTCCAACTCTAATGCTATGGAGATTGAGCAGGTTCGGGGCCTGAACCTCCTTCCCAATGCGCTCTATCCCGAGATGATTTCGCCCTTTTTGGAGAAGGATCAGACACTTCCCGAGAATGCCAAATGCCTCAAAGTCTACTTTGTGGCACTCGAATCGATTGCTGGTATACCAGTTGTGGAACACTTTGAGGTTGAGCTGTATCCTCTCAAGGTGCAATTGGAGTATCAGATTGGCAAAAAGCTGCTCCAATACATTTTCCCCACGTATGGCGACAGCAAGGCTGCGAACGCCTCACCTTTCCTACTCAAACATAGCCTGCCTGACGAAGAGGGAGAGGATGCGGATGATTTCATTATGGCTTCTCGGTCGGCAACCAGTATGAACAGCTCAATGTCAACAGACGATGGTGCAACGGAAGCGCTCAAGCAACGACTTACGCCGACGCTGCAGTTGCCTGATCCGGCACAGAAGACCGAAAAGAGAAAGGGTCTGACGAAGAGACCAAGCGCCCACTATTTCCGTTTCTTCCGAGACAACCCATCGAGAAGCGGAACCGAACTTCGCCGGACCCTTCATCCAAGCTCCGCATTGGCGGGCCCCAACGGACCCAGCAGCTCGACGCAGTCCTCTAGGCCAGGCTCTATTCGATCTACCACAACCACTTCAAGCCAAACTGTGAACGAATCTGAACGGACTGCCAAGCGCTTCGCCCTTTACCGTACAGGTACTGGCTTGACGGCGAAGGGTCCGAGCAAGAAGGAAGCTAGAAGCGATGACTTGACTGAGATGATGAGTCGTGCGAGCGAGTACATGACTGTTGCTTACTTCAAGGTGCCTTCCATGGTTCTTTGCCTCTCGTACAAAGGCAAGAGCTCGCGCAACTTTGAAGACGTTCACGACCTGGTCTTCCGCATGCCAACTATAGAGTATCGCAACAAGACATGGTCCAATTTGGATCTCGTCAATCAACTCAAGAAGGACGTTCTCAGAGCTCTCCTCTCACATGCTGGTACCATTGTCGGAAACAAGATCTCCAACCATCGCCCTTCAGCGAAAGCACAGTCTCGCCTTCGTCAACTTGCAAACAGCAGTGCCATGCTCAACACCTCCCCCGACCTTTCAGGCACAGATTCAACCAGCCAGCGCGAACACTCGCCAGGCGGAGCATCTGATATCTCAGGCGAGGACCGCCCGCCGCGCCGTTCATTCACATCCGGTCGCCAACCCAGCGTCATAAGCACCGTCTCAGAAGAAGGATCATCTTTCCAATCCTCAAAACCGCCTTCTACATACGACCGCGCTCGCTCTACCCACGGCTCCATCATGGGCGGCTTCAACAGCCACAGCCACAGCGGCCTGGGTGTCGACGACGTAGAAGACGGTCGAGCTTTCGCAGACGAATTGAGCAGAGTAGACAACACAGAACCCGTACATGCAAACCTCATCCACAGCTTGAGCAAGCACTTGACCGGCGTCAGCGCCCCTTTCTCAGGCCATATCAGAGGCCGCGCTGGCAGTGGTGGAGCGGCTAGTACGCGCGCTGCTAGCGTCGCCACGGGCATCAGCGGGTTGAGCGGACGCGAAGGAAGCGTCATGGATGAGGAAGGCGCCGGCGTCGGCGCCGGTGATGGGTCGGGTGATGGACCTAAGATGCAAAAGGCGAAGATGCTAGGCAAGAAGCTGTTGGGTCGCGGCGGTACTTAG
- a CDS encoding GTP-binding protein 1: MTSRHEPKQSLAERRKGESALSEFADYVQKQQALRRPPGQAAAVLDDHDELSILDELGLSDDNHSHIRLKTLLTDPAEENVAALAEHIKERLAEGHGEVLFDVGLEDTGDHMGFTKDLWNFALERIGVMLLRQRPESVDDVIETRIAVVGNVDAGKSTMLGVLVKGGLDDGRGKARVNLFRHKHEIESGRTSSVGMEIMGFDSKSEVVVSSVAGRKLTWEEIGRRSAKVISFTDLAGHERYLRTTVFGLLSSEPNYCLLMIAANNGLVGMSKEHLGIALALNVPVMVVITKIDICPPQILEQTITQLTKILKSPGARKIPIFIKNREECIQTATQFVSSRICPIFQVSNVTGHNLDLVRMFLNALPHHGHYDSSAPLEFHVNDTFSVPFVGTVVSGVVKSGVIHSGDAVLIGPDSLGQFQTTKVRSVERKRIQVPGCSAGQSASLALRNVRRKDVRKGMVVLHKPDKPDPTTGVVPNPKVYREFVAEVLILSHATTIKTKYQAMLHVGPVSQTCAIIDIDRQYIRTGDRAQVAFRFVQRPEYLTVGDRILFREGRTKGLGIVKRVGYDPKHPLNPDLNKDQDKDKANDQDGKKLEGS; encoded by the exons ATGACCTCACGACACGAGCCCAAACAGAGCCTGGCAGAGCGGCGAAAGGGGGAATCG GCCCTAAGCGAATTTGCCGACTACGTACAGAAACAACAGGCGTTGCGCCGACCGCCAGGCCAGGCCGCCGCCGTCCTTGACGACCACGATGAGCTGAGCATATTGGATGAACTTGGCCTCTCGGATGACAACCATTCGCACATTCGCCTCAAGACGCTCCTTACCGATCCCGCCGAAGAAAATGTCGCTGCGCTCGCTGAGCACATCAAGGAGCGCCTGGCTGAGGGCCACGGCGAGGTCCTATTTGATGTCGGCCTGGAGGATACAGGAGACCACATGGGTTTCACCAAAGACCTCTGGAATTTTGCATTGGAGAGAATAGGGGTT ATGCTCCTGCGACAACGGCCGGAGAGCGTGGACGACGTTATTGAAACTAGGATAGCGGTGGTAGGAAATG TGGATGCGGGAAAAAGTACCATGTTGGGTGTCCTGGTCAAGGGCGGCCTAGATGATGGCCGTGGCAAGGCGCGTGTCAATCTCTTCCGCCACAAGCACGAGATTGAGAGCGGTCGAACCAGCTCAGTCGGTATGGAGATTATGGGCTTTGACAGCAAGAGCGAAGTCGTTGTCTCCAGCGTTGCAGGTCGAAAACTCACTTGGGAGGAGATTGGAAGGCGATCG GCCAAAGTAATCAGCTTCACTGATTTAGCTGGCCACGAGAGGTACTTGCGCACAACCGTCTTCGGTCTGCTGTCCAGCGAGCCCAACTACTGCTTGTTGATGATTGCTGCCAACAATGGCCTTGTTGGAATGAGCAA AGAGCATCTCGGTATCGCACTCGCACTCAATGTCCCGGTCATGGTTGTCATTACCAAGATTGACATTTGCCCACCGCAAATTCTTGAGCAGACCATCACTCAACTAACCAAAATCCTCAAATCTCCCGGCGCACGGAAGATACCCATCTTTATCAAAAACAGAGAAGAGTGCATCCAAACTGCTACTCAGTTCGTCTCTAGCCGAATATGTCCCATCTTCCAGGTGTCTAACGTTACCGGCCACAACTTGGATCTAGTGCGCATGTTTCTCAACGCTCTTCCCCACCACGGTCACTACGACAGCTCCGCGCCTCTGGAGTTCCATGTTAATGACACCTTCTCGGTCCCTTTCGTTGGTACCGTTGTGTCAGGGGTAGTCAAATCCGGCGTCATCCACTCCGGTGACGCAGTCTTGATTGGCCCTGACAGTCTAGGTCAATTCCAGACCACCAAAGTTCGATCCGTCGAGCGGAAACGAATACAAGTTCCCGGGTGCTCCGCAGGCCAGTCTGCCAGTCTCGCATTACGCAACGTTCGACGAAAGGATGTACGAAAAGGCATGGTAGTATTGCACAAGCCTGACAAGCCCGACCCCACAACCGGCGTTGTACCAAACCCCAAAGTCTATCGCGAGTTCGTTGCAGAAGTTTTGATTCTCTCCCACGCAACCACCATCAAGACCAAATACCAGGCTATGCTACACGTCGGCCCCGTCTCGCAAACATGCGCCATCATCGATATTGACCGCCAGTACATTCGGACTGGTGACCGAGCACAGGTCGCGTTCCGGTTCGTTCAGCGACCAGAGTATCTGACCGTAGGCGATCGGATATTGTTCCGTGAGGGCAGGACTAAAGGCCTTGGTATCGTCAAGAGGGTTGGCTATGATCCTAAGCACCCGCTCAACCCGGATCTAAACAAGGACCAGGATAAAGACAAGGCGAATGATCAGGATGGGAAGAAGTTGGAAGGGTCATGA